The DNA window ACCGTGCCGAATCGATCTCCGCCTACATCGGTGACGTGGCCGAGCACGTGAACAGCACCTCCGACTTGCAGCGGGTCGTCAGCGCCATGGCCGCGGAGAAGGATGTCGCTCTCATTGTCGTCGCGGGGGGCAAAGACCGCTCGGTCCTCGCTTCCAGCGAGCGCTCGCTCGTCGGTGACCCGATCTCCAGCCTGCAGGACCGCGACCTGGCCGCGAAGCTCGAACAGGTTCTGGCCGCGCGTGAAGATGTGAAGAGGGCTTACCGCGGAGGCGCCTTCCTCGGCTACGGCCGCTTCATCCGCCTCTCGATGCCCGGGCTCACGCAACTGGCCCCCGTGGACGCGGCCATCACGGTCCGCGTTTCCGCCGAGGCGATCCGGGCGGAGGAGCGGCGGTCGGTTCTTGAGCTGGCGGCTTACGCCGCGGCCGCGCTGCTGGCGCTCATCGCGCTCGGATATCACCTCATAAGGAGGCATGTCATAAAACCGCTCGACAGCATCCAGAGTCAATTGATGTCCGTGGTCGTGAAGCATGCGGACATCGACAGCGGCGGCTCGCGGAACGACCAGATCGGCGCGGTGGCCGACGCGCTGAACACCGCGTTCCACGATGTCGAGGAGAGCCGGCGCCGGCTGGCCACGCTGATGAGCAACCTGCCGGGCATGGCTTACCGCTGCCGCAACGACCGCGACTGGACCATGGAATTCGTCAGCGAGGGTGCCCTCTCCCTTACCGGATACGGCGCGCAGGATCTCATGGAGTCGAGGGCCGTTTCCTACGGAAATGTCATTCACCCCGAAGACCGCGACCGTGTTTGGGTCGCCGTGCAGCAAGGCGTGGAGGCAAAGCGGCCTTTCGAAATGACCTACCGTATCAACACGGCATCGGGCGAAACAAAGTGGGTGTGGGAGCAGGGTCGCGGTGTCTTCGCGGACTCCGGCGGTCTTCTCGCCTTGGAAGGTTTCATCACCGATGTCACTCCTCTCAAGCGCGCCGAGCAGGTCATGGCGAGGGCCAAGGAACAGGAAAAGCTGCAGGCGCTCATGGACACCGCGCCAGTCGGGGTCGGCGTCTCGGTGGACGGGATCGTGCGTTTCCTCAATCCGGCCATGGAGGCAATGACGGGTTTTCGCATCGGGCAACCGGCGGCCGATGCCTACGAGGTCGCCGGCGATTGCGAGCGCATATCAGCCGAAGTCGAGCAGCGGGGGATTTGCCGCGGCTGCGAGCTGAAGATCCGCCGGGCCGACGGGAGGGCGGGGCATTTCCTCGCAACTTTTCTCCGGACCGAATACGAGGGCAAGCCGGCGATCCTCGGGTGGTTTACCGACATCGGGAAGATCAAGGAGGCCGAGGAGGAGATCATCAAGGCAGGTCGGATCGCCGAGGATGCGGCCAAAGCCAAGGGCGACTTCCTCGCCAACATGAGCCACGAGATCCGCACGCCCATGAACGCCATCATCGGCATGAGCCATCTCGCGCTGAAGACCCGCCTCGATCCGCAGCAGCGCAACTACCTCGAAAAAATCACGCATGCGGCCGACGGCCTGCTCACCGTGATCAACGACATCCTCGACTTCTCGAAAATCGAGGCGGGCAAACTCGGGGTGGAATCGATCGTGTTCTGGATGGATGAAGTATTCGAGAAGGTCGGCGATGTCATGAGCTTGCGGGCCGACGAAAAGGGGCTCGAACTCATCTTCGACATCGCGCCCGACGTTCCCGAATCCCTGCTCGGCGACCCGATGCGTCTGGGACAAGTTCTTGTCAACCTCGTCGGCAATGCCATCAAGTTCACACCGAAAGGCGAAGTGATCATCGGCGCAAAAGCCGAGACTGTGGATCCGCGGGAGGTCGTGGTGCATTTCCGCGTCACCGACACGGGAATCGGCATCGCACCCGAGCAGCAGAGCAAGTTGTTCCAATCCTTCTCGCAGGCCGACACGTCCACCACCCGCCGATACGGTGGCACCGGCCTCGGGTTGGCGATCAGCAAGAATCTGGTGGAGCTGATGGGCGGCAAAATCTGGGCCGAAAGCGAGCCGGGCAAAGGTTCCACCTTCCATTTCACCGTGCGCTTCGGCCGGGACGGCCA is part of the Chthoniobacterales bacterium genome and encodes:
- a CDS encoding response regulator yields the protein MNVHGRSSLSRKVLLPLFLASGLLAMAAIWGAARTIDAQVNERLSDRAESISAYIGDVAEHVNSTSDLQRVVSAMAAEKDVALIVVAGGKDRSVLASSERSLVGDPISSLQDRDLAAKLEQVLAAREDVKRAYRGGAFLGYGRFIRLSMPGLTQLAPVDAAITVRVSAEAIRAEERRSVLELAAYAAAALLALIALGYHLIRRHVIKPLDSIQSQLMSVVVKHADIDSGGSRNDQIGAVADALNTAFHDVEESRRRLATLMSNLPGMAYRCRNDRDWTMEFVSEGALSLTGYGAQDLMESRAVSYGNVIHPEDRDRVWVAVQQGVEAKRPFEMTYRINTASGETKWVWEQGRGVFADSGGLLALEGFITDVTPLKRAEQVMARAKEQEKLQALMDTAPVGVGVSVDGIVRFLNPAMEAMTGFRIGQPAADAYEVAGDCERISAEVEQRGICRGCELKIRRADGRAGHFLATFLRTEYEGKPAILGWFTDIGKIKEAEEEIIKAGRIAEDAAKAKGDFLANMSHEIRTPMNAIIGMSHLALKTRLDPQQRNYLEKITHAADGLLTVINDILDFSKIEAGKLGVESIVFWMDEVFEKVGDVMSLRADEKGLELIFDIAPDVPESLLGDPMRLGQVLVNLVGNAIKFTPKGEVIIGAKAETVDPREVVVHFRVTDTGIGIAPEQQSKLFQSFSQADTSTTRRYGGTGLGLAISKNLVELMGGKIWAESEPGKGSTFHFTVRFGRDGQKRRRRMFRADELAGVRVLVVDDSDTAREHLAAMIRGFGMDADLSADGAEALERVERAMREGHPYSLVLLDWKMPVMDGVTCAKRIQDLHANSVPTMIMVSAFGREEADEAAQKANVRLDGFISKPVTPSTLLETIGRQMGRGREAEAAPAPKESPVETRRLAGANLLLVEDNEMNQELAVDLLKEAGIAVTVAANGREAVDLLAAGKTFDGVLMDIQMPVMDGYEATRVIRRLPGLAQLPVIAMTADVMAESREKMTASGMNDHIAKPLDVKRMFETIARWIHPATPAPAVSGAPESDAIVPVELPGIDTRAGLARMMGKSGFYRKQLAKFAENQSRFVEEFRCAASDAETQKRLAHTLKGLAGNIGATKLQDLAGELEQTCAKPPDASSIESALARTAEELEIVLGGLARLAEVPAAPAGGGAAVNMVEVAKLLDRLVPLLDQSNAQAEEAAGELSALVKGTRRDPDFAPLFEAVASFDFEIAAERARALRARLLQNA